One genomic region from Mycobacterium basiliense encodes:
- a CDS encoding organic hydroperoxide resistance protein: protein MTIEVVCTAESTATGGGRDGHVKSDDGRVDLETSPPTAMGGNGGGTNPEQLFAAGYAACFLGALRLVGGKSEVVLDDVTTLRARIGFGKDSAGGFGLTAKIVSYLPGVEQGIADGLVQQAHQVCPYSKATRGDIDVDVSAKV from the coding sequence ATGACCATTGAAGTCGTTTGCACCGCGGAGTCCACGGCAACCGGTGGTGGACGCGACGGGCATGTGAAATCCGACGATGGCCGGGTCGACCTGGAAACCAGCCCACCCACGGCGATGGGCGGCAATGGTGGGGGGACCAACCCCGAGCAGCTGTTCGCGGCCGGCTACGCCGCCTGCTTCCTGGGTGCTCTGCGGCTGGTGGGGGGTAAGTCAGAGGTCGTCCTCGACGACGTAACCACGCTGAGGGCCCGGATCGGTTTCGGCAAGGACTCGGCGGGCGGATTCGGGCTCACCGCCAAGATCGTTAGCTACCTGCCGGGTGTGGAGCAAGGCATCGCCGACGGTTTGGTGCAGCAGGCGCACCAGGTGTGCCCGTACTCCAAGGCCACCCGCGGCGATATCGACGTCGACGTATCGGCCAAGGTCTAG
- a CDS encoding catalase, whose protein sequence is MTKRYTTTDAGNPAPSDEQSLTVGPDGPILLQDHYLIEQMAMFNRERIPERQPHAKGGGAFGHFEVTNDVSEYTRAAVFQPGTKTDMLARFSTVAGERGSPDTWRDPRGFALKFYTTEGNFDMVGNNTPIFFMRDPLKFQHFIRSQKRLQASNVRDHNMQWDFWSLSPESAHQVTWLMGDRGIPKSWRQMNGYSSHTYSWINAAGEIFWVKYHFVTDQGIDFLTQEDADRLAGEDGDYHQRDLYEAIERGEYPSWTLKMQIMPFEDAKTYRFNPFDLTKVWPHGDYPLIDVGTMTLDRNVTDYHTEIEQAAFEPNNIVPGTGLSPDKMLLARGFSYADAHRARLGTNYRQIPVNSPKVDVNSYSKDGAMRVQNASDPVYAPNSYGGPRADPARAAEVRWHADGQMIRAAYTLHPEDDDWGQAGTMVRDVLDDAARERLAHNIIGHVSKGVREPVLSRVFDYWRNVDPDLGKAVEEGVRANAS, encoded by the coding sequence ATGACAAAGCGCTACACCACCACCGACGCCGGCAATCCCGCGCCCAGTGACGAGCAGTCGTTGACCGTCGGACCCGACGGCCCGATCCTGCTGCAGGATCACTATCTGATCGAACAAATGGCGATGTTTAACCGCGAACGTATCCCGGAACGCCAGCCACACGCCAAGGGGGGCGGCGCCTTCGGTCATTTCGAGGTGACTAATGATGTCAGCGAGTACACCAGGGCGGCGGTGTTCCAGCCCGGGACCAAGACCGACATGCTGGCCCGGTTCTCCACCGTCGCCGGCGAGCGTGGCAGCCCAGACACCTGGCGTGATCCGCGCGGGTTCGCGCTGAAGTTCTACACGACCGAGGGCAACTTTGACATGGTCGGCAACAACACGCCGATCTTCTTCATGCGTGACCCGCTGAAGTTCCAGCACTTCATCCGATCGCAAAAGCGGCTGCAGGCCAGCAACGTGCGCGATCACAACATGCAGTGGGACTTCTGGAGTCTCTCGCCGGAGTCGGCGCATCAAGTGACCTGGCTGATGGGCGATCGCGGGATTCCCAAGAGCTGGCGGCAGATGAACGGCTACAGCAGCCACACCTACAGCTGGATCAACGCCGCCGGCGAGATCTTTTGGGTGAAGTACCACTTTGTCACCGACCAGGGCATCGATTTCCTCACCCAGGAGGACGCCGACCGGCTGGCTGGTGAAGACGGCGACTACCACCAGCGCGATCTGTACGAGGCGATCGAGCGCGGCGAGTACCCCAGCTGGACGCTGAAGATGCAGATCATGCCGTTCGAGGACGCCAAGACCTATCGGTTCAACCCGTTCGACCTGACCAAGGTGTGGCCGCACGGGGACTACCCGTTGATCGACGTCGGCACGATGACGCTGGACCGCAACGTCACCGACTACCACACCGAGATCGAGCAGGCCGCTTTCGAGCCAAACAACATCGTGCCCGGCACCGGGTTGAGCCCGGACAAAATGCTGTTGGCCCGCGGGTTCTCCTACGCCGATGCGCACCGTGCCCGGTTGGGCACCAACTACCGGCAGATTCCCGTCAATTCACCGAAAGTTGACGTCAATAGCTACTCCAAGGATGGCGCGATGCGCGTGCAGAACGCATCGGATCCGGTGTATGCGCCCAATTCCTACGGCGGGCCCCGGGCCGATCCGGCACGCGCCGCCGAAGTGCGCTGGCACGCCGACGGGCAGATGATCCGCGCGGCCTACACCCTGCACCCGGAGGATGACGACTGGGGTCAGGCCGGCACCATGGTCCGCGATGTTCTCGACGATGCCGCTCGGGAACGGCTGGCCCACAACATCATTGGCCATGTCAGCAAGGGTGTGCGGGAGCCAGTGTTGTCGCGGGTGTTCGATTACTGGCGCAACGTGGACCCCGATCTCGGCAAGGCCGTGGAAGAGGGCGTGCGCGCCAACGCTAGCTAG
- a CDS encoding DUF4185 domain-containing protein: MRAARVARCSLLIALVLGLVVPQLVWNAHADPPAPLPRPILPPLAPGQVLRVGPTAGTGTPTGDYGIGATDLCEFVEFPTQLLQVCGDSFAGQGVGFGGWYSPIALHVDTASVDDPAGVRYTGVTGVGKPLLADPTPPGMSQLPAGVVQINRRNYLMVATTKDLEPQTSRLVKAEPARGNWQTVPGSRRDASFQTGWQTQISGYYDPIPAPDSPTGWVYIVANSFTRRLPVVLYRAAPEAFTDRSRWQGWASGPGGGWNKPPTPLWPDQVGELSIRQIDGMTVLSYFNASTGDMEVRVAADPTSLGDAPVTTVVRHDEWPEPAESLPPPFDNRLAQPYGGYISPGSTLDELRIFVSQWDTRARTSAPYRVIQFAVNPFKP, encoded by the coding sequence GTGCGCGCCGCACGGGTGGCGCGGTGCTCGCTGTTGATCGCGTTGGTGTTGGGTTTAGTTGTCCCGCAACTGGTTTGGAACGCGCACGCCGATCCGCCGGCACCGCTGCCCAGGCCGATCCTGCCGCCGCTGGCGCCGGGTCAAGTGCTGCGTGTAGGTCCGACGGCCGGCACCGGAACACCTACCGGGGATTACGGGATCGGGGCCACCGACCTTTGTGAATTTGTGGAGTTCCCCACCCAGTTGTTGCAGGTTTGCGGGGATAGTTTCGCCGGTCAGGGCGTCGGGTTCGGTGGCTGGTACTCGCCGATCGCACTGCACGTCGACACGGCGTCGGTGGACGATCCCGCGGGGGTGCGCTACACCGGCGTCACCGGTGTCGGCAAACCACTGCTGGCCGATCCGACGCCGCCGGGGATGTCGCAGCTGCCGGCCGGGGTGGTGCAGATCAACCGGCGCAACTATTTGATGGTGGCCACCACCAAAGATCTGGAGCCACAGACCTCGCGGCTGGTCAAAGCCGAGCCGGCGCGCGGGAACTGGCAAACCGTTCCGGGATCTCGGCGGGATGCTTCCTTTCAAACCGGCTGGCAGACGCAGATTAGCGGGTACTACGACCCCATCCCCGCCCCCGACTCGCCGACCGGGTGGGTGTACATCGTGGCCAACAGCTTCACTCGGCGGCTACCGGTGGTGTTGTATCGGGCCGCTCCAGAGGCGTTCACTGACCGGTCGCGGTGGCAGGGCTGGGCATCCGGACCCGGCGGGGGCTGGAACAAGCCGCCGACGCCGCTGTGGCCCGACCAGGTAGGCGAGTTGAGCATCAGGCAGATCGATGGCATGACCGTGTTGTCCTATTTCAACGCCAGCACCGGCGACATGGAAGTGCGGGTGGCGGCCGACCCGACCTCGCTGGGCGACGCCCCGGTGACCACCGTGGTGCGACACGACGAATGGCCCGAGCCGGCGGAAAGTCTGCCCCCGCCGTTCGACAATCGGCTGGCGCAACCCTATGGCGGCTATATCTCGCCCGGGTCCACCCTGGATGAGCTGCGGATCTTTGTCAGCCAGTGGGATACTCGCGCACGGACGAGCGCGCCGTACCGGGTGATCCAGTTCGCGGTGAACCCGTTCAAGCCCTGA
- a CDS encoding aspartate-semialdehyde dehydrogenase produces MGAAGLSIGIVGATGQVGQVMRALLEERDFPATSVRFFASARSQGRKLPFRGQEIEVEDAETADPSGLDIALFSAGGAMSKVQAPRFAAAGVTVIDNSSAWRKDPEVPLVVSEVNFARDAAQRSKGIIANPNCTTMAAMPVLTVLHEEAQLVRLVVSSYQAVSGSGLAGVAELATQARAVIDDAERLVHDGAALDFPAPVKYVAPIAFNVVPLAGSLVDDGSGETDEDQKLRFESRKILGIPDLLVSGTCVRVPVFTGHCLSINAEFARPLGPQRARELLDGAPGVKLVDVPTPLAAAGVDESLVGRIRQDPGVPDGRGLALFVAGDNLRKGAALNTIQIAELLAAELSSGL; encoded by the coding sequence ATGGGGGCCGCCGGCTTGTCGATCGGGATAGTGGGAGCTACCGGCCAGGTGGGCCAGGTCATGCGCGCGCTGCTCGAGGAGCGTGACTTTCCGGCGACCTCCGTGCGGTTCTTCGCATCCGCTCGGTCGCAGGGCCGCAAGCTACCCTTCCGCGGGCAAGAGATCGAGGTCGAAGACGCCGAGACCGCCGACCCCAGCGGGCTGGACATCGCGCTGTTCTCCGCCGGTGGGGCCATGTCCAAGGTGCAGGCACCACGGTTTGCCGCCGCCGGAGTGACCGTGATCGACAACTCGTCGGCCTGGCGCAAAGACCCCGAGGTGCCGTTGGTGGTGTCCGAGGTGAACTTCGCTCGTGACGCCGCCCAGCGTTCCAAGGGCATTATCGCCAACCCGAACTGCACGACCATGGCCGCGATGCCGGTGCTCACGGTGCTGCACGAGGAAGCCCAGCTGGTTCGGCTGGTCGTCTCCAGCTATCAGGCGGTCTCCGGCAGCGGCCTGGCCGGCGTTGCCGAACTGGCCACTCAGGCGCGCGCGGTCATCGACGATGCCGAGCGATTGGTGCATGACGGGGCCGCCCTGGACTTCCCGGCGCCGGTGAAATATGTCGCGCCGATCGCCTTCAACGTGGTGCCGTTGGCCGGATCGTTGGTGGACGACGGTTCCGGGGAGACCGACGAGGACCAGAAGCTGCGCTTCGAGAGCCGCAAGATCCTGGGCATACCCGACTTGCTGGTTAGCGGCACGTGTGTGCGGGTGCCGGTGTTTACCGGTCACTGCTTGTCGATCAACGCCGAGTTCGCCCGCCCGCTCGGGCCGCAGCGGGCTCGCGAGCTGCTGGACGGAGCACCGGGCGTGAAGCTGGTCGACGTGCCTACGCCGTTGGCGGCTGCCGGTGTGGACGAGTCGCTGGTGGGCCGCATCCGGCAAGATCCTGGTGTGCCGGACGGGCGAGGTCTGGCGCTGTTTGTCGCCGGCGACAACCTGCGCAAGGGGGCGGCGCTGAACACCATCCAGATCGCCGAACTGCTGGCCGCTGAATTGTCGTCTGGGTTGTGA
- a CDS encoding aspartate kinase yields MALVVQKYGGSSVGNAERIRRVAERIVETKKQGNDVVVVVSAMGDTTDDLMDLALQVCPVPPPRELDMLLTAGERISNALVAMAIESLGAHARSFTGSQAGVITTGTHGNAKIIEVTPGRLQAALDEGRIVLVAGFQGVSQDSKDVTTLGRGGSDTTAVALAAALGADVCEIYTDVDGIFSADPRIVHNARKLDTVTFEEMLEMAACGAKVLMLRCVEYARRHNIPVHVRSSYSDKPGTLVVGSIKDIAMEDPILTGVAHDRSEAKVTIVGIPDIPGYAAKVFRAVAEADVNIDMVLQNVSKVEDGRTDITFTCSRDSGPTAVAKLDLLKDEVGFTQLLYDDHIGKLSLIGAGMRSHPGVTATFCEALAAVGVNIELISTSEIRISVLCRDTELDKAVVALHEAFGLGGEETATVYAGTGR; encoded by the coding sequence GTGGCGCTCGTCGTGCAGAAGTACGGCGGATCCTCGGTGGGCAATGCCGAACGGATTCGCCGCGTCGCCGAACGCATTGTCGAAACCAAGAAGCAGGGCAACGATGTCGTCGTTGTGGTCTCTGCGATGGGCGACACCACCGACGACCTGATGGACCTGGCGCTGCAGGTGTGTCCGGTACCGCCGCCGCGTGAGCTCGACATGCTGCTGACCGCGGGTGAGCGCATCTCCAACGCACTCGTGGCGATGGCGATCGAATCACTGGGTGCGCATGCACGGTCCTTCACGGGTTCACAAGCCGGCGTGATCACCACCGGTACGCACGGCAACGCGAAGATTATCGAGGTCACGCCGGGACGGCTGCAGGCCGCGCTCGACGAAGGCCGGATCGTGCTGGTTGCCGGCTTCCAGGGGGTGAGCCAAGACAGCAAGGACGTCACCACCCTGGGCCGCGGCGGATCGGACACCACCGCGGTCGCGCTGGCCGCCGCGCTGGGCGCTGACGTCTGTGAGATCTACACCGACGTGGACGGCATCTTCAGCGCGGACCCGCGCATCGTGCACAACGCCCGCAAGCTGGACACCGTCACGTTCGAGGAAATGCTCGAGATGGCGGCCTGCGGCGCCAAGGTGTTGATGCTGCGCTGTGTGGAATACGCGCGCCGGCACAACATTCCGGTGCACGTCCGCTCTTCTTATTCGGACAAACCGGGCACCCTCGTTGTCGGATCGATCAAGGACATAGCTATGGAAGACCCCATCCTGACCGGCGTCGCGCACGACCGCAGCGAGGCCAAGGTGACCATCGTCGGGATACCCGACATCCCGGGCTATGCGGCCAAGGTCTTCCGGGCCGTCGCCGAGGCCGACGTGAACATCGACATGGTGTTGCAGAACGTGTCCAAGGTCGAGGACGGCAGGACGGACATCACCTTCACCTGTTCGCGAGACAGTGGCCCCACGGCGGTGGCCAAGCTGGACTTGCTCAAAGACGAAGTCGGCTTCACTCAGCTGCTCTACGACGACCACATCGGCAAGCTGTCGCTGATCGGTGCGGGAATGCGCAGCCATCCCGGTGTCACCGCGACGTTCTGTGAAGCGCTGGCGGCGGTCGGGGTCAACATCGAACTGATCTCCACCTCCGAGATCCGGATCTCGGTGCTGTGCCGGGACACCGAGCTGGACAAGGCGGTTGTCGCCCTGCATGAGGCGTTCGGTCTCGGCGGGGAGGAGACGGCGACGGTGTACGCGGGGACGGGGCGCTGA
- the leuA gene encoding 2-isopropylmalate synthase, whose protein sequence is MTTPDSPDAYKSARTIVKPAGQPEPGQPSWNPQRGSSMPVHRYRSFANEVEPIRVADRTWPDHVIDRAPLWCAVDLRDGNQALIDPMSPARKRRMFDLLVRMGYKEIEVGFPSASQTDFDFVREIITEGAIPDDVTIQVLTQCRPELIERTFEACQGARKAIVHFYNSTSILQRRVVFRADRAAVQAIATDGARKCVEEAAKYPGTQWRFEYSPESYTGTELEYAKQVCDAVAEIVQPTPDNPIIFNLPATVEMATPNVYADSIEWMSRNLANRESIILSLHPHNDRGTAVAAAELGYQAGADRIEGCLFGNGERTGNVCLVTLGLNLFSRGVDPQIDFSNIDEIRRTVEYCNQLPVSERHPYGGDLVYTAFSGSHQDAINKGLDQMKVDADAADSDVEDILWQVPYLPIDPKDVGRTYEAVIRVNSQSGKGGVAYIMKADHGLSLPRRLQIEFSQAVQKVAEGTAGEGGEVSPKEMWDVFAEEYLAPVRPLERIKQHIDVVEEDSGTTTITATVKINGVETEITGTGTGPLAAFVHALGDVGFDVAVLDYSEHAMSAGDDAQAAAYVEASMGGRTVWGVGIAPSITTASLRAVVSAVNRASR, encoded by the coding sequence GTGACTACTCCTGATTCACCAGACGCCTACAAGTCGGCCCGCACCATCGTCAAGCCCGCCGGCCAACCCGAGCCCGGCCAGCCCTCGTGGAATCCCCAGCGAGGCTCGTCGATGCCGGTCCACCGGTACCGATCCTTCGCGAACGAGGTCGAACCCATCAGGGTCGCCGATCGCACCTGGCCCGACCACGTCATCGATCGCGCTCCACTGTGGTGCGCGGTGGACCTGCGAGACGGCAACCAGGCGCTGATCGACCCGATGAGTCCGGCCCGCAAACGCCGGATGTTCGATCTGCTGGTTCGCATGGGCTACAAGGAGATCGAGGTCGGGTTCCCGTCGGCGAGCCAGACCGACTTCGACTTCGTCCGGGAAATCATCACCGAAGGCGCCATCCCCGACGACGTCACCATCCAGGTACTGACGCAATGCCGACCGGAGCTCATCGAGCGCACCTTCGAGGCATGCCAGGGCGCTCGGAAAGCCATCGTGCACTTCTACAACTCGACGTCGATCCTGCAGCGCCGCGTGGTCTTTCGCGCCGATCGCGCCGCGGTCCAGGCAATCGCGACCGACGGCGCCCGAAAATGTGTCGAAGAGGCCGCCAAATACCCGGGGACCCAGTGGCGCTTCGAGTACTCACCGGAGTCTTACACCGGAACCGAGCTGGAATACGCCAAACAGGTGTGTGACGCCGTTGCCGAAATCGTCCAACCGACCCCCGACAACCCGATCATCTTCAACCTGCCCGCCACCGTCGAAATGGCCACCCCGAACGTCTACGCCGACTCGATCGAGTGGATGAGCCGCAATCTGGCCAACCGGGAATCGATCATCCTGAGCCTGCATCCGCACAACGACCGCGGCACCGCCGTCGCCGCAGCCGAACTGGGCTACCAAGCCGGTGCCGACCGGATCGAGGGCTGTCTGTTCGGCAACGGCGAGCGCACCGGCAACGTGTGCCTGGTGACGTTGGGGCTCAACTTGTTCTCCCGCGGCGTGGACCCGCAGATCGACTTCTCCAACATCGACGAGATCCGCCGCACGGTGGAGTACTGCAACCAGCTGCCGGTGTCCGAGCGTCACCCCTACGGTGGGGACCTGGTCTACACCGCATTCTCCGGCAGCCACCAGGACGCCATCAACAAGGGCCTCGACCAGATGAAGGTGGACGCGGATGCCGCAGACTCCGACGTCGAGGACATACTCTGGCAGGTCCCGTATCTGCCGATCGACCCCAAGGATGTCGGGCGCACCTACGAGGCGGTGATCCGGGTCAACTCGCAATCCGGCAAGGGCGGCGTGGCCTACATCATGAAGGCCGACCACGGCCTGTCCCTGCCACGGCGGCTACAAATCGAGTTCTCCCAGGCGGTCCAGAAGGTCGCCGAGGGCACGGCGGGCGAGGGCGGAGAGGTCTCGCCCAAAGAGATGTGGGACGTGTTCGCCGAGGAATACCTGGCCCCGGTCCGGCCTTTGGAACGGATCAAGCAACACATCGATGTCGTGGAGGAAGACAGCGGAACGACGACCATCACCGCCACCGTCAAGATCAACGGGGTGGAGACCGAGATCACCGGCACCGGTACCGGCCCCTTGGCCGCGTTCGTCCACGCACTGGGCGACGTCGGGTTCGACGTGGCGGTGCTGGACTACTCGGAACACGCGATGAGCGCCGGCGACGACGCTCAGGCCGCCGCCTATGTCGAGGCCTCGATGGGTGGGCGCACCGTGTGGGGCGTCGGCATCGCGCCATCAATCACCACCGCGTCGTTGCGGGCCGTGGTGTCGGCGGTCAATCGCGCATCGCGCTAA
- a CDS encoding TetR/AcrR family transcriptional regulator, with translation MPPNPERRTQILDAAIGILADVGIGGLTHRQVDDRAGLPAGTTSNYFRTRQALLEATAARTADLHWQRVEALRAALGSLTRDGVRALMTQMLTDSDEQFHRYTLARFELFMEGTRRPELRPFLTQLQAAAVKSATVIFEAAGLYPTVQHMDELSRLLNGYAFSTLTIPGAGNPAGVVDRLLRAFFEA, from the coding sequence ATGCCACCAAACCCGGAGCGCCGCACTCAGATCCTCGATGCCGCCATCGGCATCCTCGCCGACGTCGGCATCGGAGGCCTGACCCATCGCCAGGTCGACGACCGAGCGGGTCTGCCCGCCGGCACCACCTCCAACTACTTCCGCACCCGGCAGGCCCTGCTCGAAGCGACGGCCGCACGCACCGCCGATCTACATTGGCAGCGGGTGGAGGCCCTGCGGGCCGCTCTCGGGTCACTCACCCGCGACGGTGTTAGGGCGCTGATGACCCAGATGCTCACCGACTCCGACGAACAGTTCCACCGCTACACCCTGGCCAGATTCGAGCTATTCATGGAGGGCACCCGGCGGCCGGAGCTGCGGCCATTCCTCACGCAGCTGCAGGCCGCCGCCGTGAAGTCCGCCACGGTGATCTTCGAGGCGGCGGGGTTGTATCCAACGGTCCAACACATGGACGAACTGAGCCGGCTACTCAACGGCTACGCGTTCAGCACGCTCACCATACCCGGCGCCGGGAATCCGGCCGGAGTCGTCGACCGACTGCTGCGCGCGTTCTTCGAGGCTTAG
- a CDS encoding DEDDh family exonuclease, giving the protein MSHTWGRPASHPIGGWAVIDVETSGFRPGLARIISIAALGVDATGTLEQSVVSLLNPGVDPGPTHIHGLTAAMLEDQPQFADIIGDVVQVLRGRTLVAHNVAFDYAFLAAEAEMAAVELPVDTVMCTVELARRLDLGIDNLRLETLAAHWGVIQERPHDAFDDARVLTGVLAAALGRARERDVWLPVHPVTRRRWPNGRVTHDELRPLKALASRMPCPYLNPGRYVTGRPMIQGMRVALAAEVGRTHEELVERILHAGLAYSDDVDRETSLVVCNESVPQQGKGYHAQQLGVPVISDAQFMRGVDSVIGGTSMEEFADYTAVNEQFALF; this is encoded by the coding sequence GTGAGCCACACCTGGGGACGGCCGGCCAGCCACCCGATTGGGGGCTGGGCCGTCATCGACGTCGAGACCTCAGGCTTTCGTCCGGGGCTGGCCCGGATCATCAGCATCGCTGCGCTCGGCGTCGACGCCACCGGCACGTTGGAGCAATCTGTGGTCAGCCTGCTCAATCCCGGAGTGGACCCGGGACCCACCCACATCCACGGGCTGACTGCCGCGATGCTCGAAGACCAGCCGCAATTTGCGGACATTATCGGTGACGTGGTGCAGGTGCTGCGAGGCCGCACGCTGGTAGCGCATAATGTCGCGTTCGACTATGCCTTCCTGGCCGCCGAGGCCGAGATGGCTGCGGTGGAGCTTCCCGTCGACACCGTGATGTGCACGGTGGAGCTGGCCCGGCGCCTGGATCTTGGCATCGACAATCTTCGGTTGGAGACGCTCGCCGCGCACTGGGGGGTGATCCAGGAACGGCCGCACGACGCTTTCGACGATGCCCGGGTGTTAACCGGCGTGTTGGCCGCCGCACTGGGCCGGGCGCGTGAACGAGACGTCTGGCTACCGGTCCATCCGGTGACCCGGCGCCGCTGGCCCAACGGCCGGGTGACTCACGATGAGCTACGACCGCTTAAGGCGTTGGCCTCCCGGATGCCCTGCCCGTATCTCAATCCGGGTCGTTACGTCACCGGTCGGCCGATGATCCAGGGCATGCGGGTGGCGTTGGCGGCCGAGGTCGGACGGACCCACGAGGAGCTGGTCGAGCGCATACTGCATGCCGGGTTGGCCTACAGCGACGACGTGGATCGGGAGACGTCGTTGGTGGTCTGCAATGAATCGGTTCCCCAGCAGGGCAAGGGCTACCACGCCCAGCAGTTAGGGGTCCCGGTGATCTCCGACGCGCAGTTCATGCGCGGCGTTGATTCCGTCATCGGCGGCACCAGCATGGAGGAATTCGCCGACTACACCGCGGTAAACGAGCAGTTCGCGCTCTTCTAG